Below is a genomic region from Thermus islandicus DSM 21543.
CCTCATGCCGGTCGCGGAGCGCCACGGTGGCCGCCCGCTTTTCCGGGGAAAGGCTCTTGATCCCCTGAAGCATCGTCACGAAGAAGGGATAGTTATCCTCAAAGAAACGGGCATGGCCCTCCATAAAGCGGAGGAGGGCCCGCTTGGCCTCAGGCTCCGCCAGGGCCCGCTCTCCCTCCCTAAGGAGCCCCTCCAGGGCCAGGAGGCTGATCTCGTAGAGGATCTCCTCCTTGCTCCGGAAGTGATGGTAAAGGGCCGCCTTGGAGAGTCCAAGGGCCAGGGCGATGTCCTGAACGCTCGTGGCCTCATAGCCCCTCTCGGTGAAGAGCTTAGCCGCCTCCTCTAGGATGCGATCCCGCGTGGTGGTCACCATAGCTCACCGACCGGTCGGTAGGCCCACTCTACCCCAGAGGGTAAAGGGCGTCAAGCCCCCAGAAGGGCCAAGGCCCTGGGGAAAGACCCCAGGGCCTTCCCAGGCCTGGCCTTAGCGGGCGATGGGGTAGCCCTCCGCCTCGAGGACCGCCCGGGCTACCTCCCGGCGCAGGGCCACGAGGTCCAAGGGCTCCCGCTTGGTCAGGCGGCGGGCGGCGGAGTAGACCACCCGCGCCTCGTCCCCTTCCACGAGCCGGGGGAGCACCCCGAGGGCCCGGGTCTGGGCCCGGTCCATGGCCTGGGCCAGGTAGAGCCGGGCCATGCTCTGGGCCACACCCCCCAGCTTCCGAGCCCGGAGCAGGGCGCTTTCCGCGGCGTAGGCGTCAATGAGGATGTCGGCGGCAGCGGCGAGGACCTCCTGCTCCTCCTCCACCCCCTGCCCGTACCTCTGGGCGGCAAGGCCCGCCACCATGAGGAAAAGCTTCTTCAGGTTTTGGACCTGGTGAAGCTCGAGGTCCTCGGGCTCCTCAAAGGTAGGCTCCAGAAGCTCCTTCTGGAGCTTCATGGCCGCCTGGAAGAGGGGAAGCTGGCCCTTTAGCGCCCTCCTTAGGAGCATCCCAGGGATGAGGAGGCGGTTGATCTCGTTGGTGCCCTCAAAGATGCGGTTGATGCGGGCGTCCCGGTAGGCCCTCTCAATGGGGTACTCCTGGGAGTAGCCGTAGCCCCCGTGGATCTGCACCCCCTCGTCCACGACATAGCCCAGCACCTCGGAGCCCAGCACCTTGATGATGCTGGCCTCCACGGCGTACTCCTCTACTCCCGCCATCACCGCCTCGGCGCCCTTCTTGCCGGAAAGGGCCTCGTCAATGAGGCCCACGGTGCGGTAGACGGCGCTCTCCCCAGCAAAGATCCGGGTGGCCATCTCCCCCAGCTTCTCCTGGATGAGGCCGAACTCCCCGATGGGGCGGCCGAACTGGACCCGCGCCTTGGCGTACCGGGCGGAAAGCTCCAGGGCCCGCTTGGCCCCGCCCACGGCCCCCGCCCCCAGCTTGTAGCGGCCCACGTTGAGGACGTTGAAGGCGATCTTGTGCCCCTTGCCGATCTCCCCGAGGACGTTCTCCAGGGGCACCTTCACGTCCTCCAGGATCACCTGGCGGGTGCTGGAGGCCTTGATGCCCATCTTCTTCTCCTCGGGGCCAAAGGAAAGGCCCGGGGTGTCCCGCTCCACCAGGAAGGCGGTGAAGTGCTCCCCGTCCACCTTGGCGAAGACGGTGAAGAGGTGGGCGAAGCCCGCGTTGGAGATCCACTGCTTGACCCCGTTCAGGACGTAGTGCTTGCCGTCTTCGGAGAGGGTGGCCCGGGTCTTGGCGGCGAGGGCGTCCGAGCCCGAACCCGGCTCGGTGAGGCAGTAGGCGGCGATCCACTCCCCGCTGGCGAGCCTGGGCAGGTACTTTCGCTTCTGCTCCTCGGTGCCGAAGTAGACGAGGGGCAGGGTGCCGATGGAGGTGTGGGCTCCGTAGGTGACGGAGAAGCCCCCGGTGCCGGCAAGCTCCTCGGCCACCACGGTGGAGACCACCTTGGGCAGGTCCAGCCCCCCGTACTCCTCGGGGATCTCAATGGCGAGAAGCCCGAGCTCCCCCGCCTTCTTCATGAGGGGCACGTTGAGCTCAAGCTCCCCGTGCTCCATCCGCTCCAAGAGGGGGAGCACCTCCTTTTCTGCGAAGGCGCGGGTGGTGCGGGCGATCTCCTTGACGCTCTCGTCAAAGTCCTCAGGGGTATAGACCACTTCCGGCGGCTCCAGGATCCAGCCGCCGCCCTTCTTCCAGAGCTTCGTCTCCTCGGTCATGCCTCCCTCCTTCAGGCCGGGTAAACCTCAAACACGCCTGCGGCTCCCATGCCCCCGCCGATGCACATGGTGACGAGGCCGTACCCCCCGCCCCGGCGGGAGAGCTCGCTTACCAGCTGGGCGGTGAGCTTGGCCCCCGTGGCCCCCAAGGGGTGGCCTAAGGCGATGGCCCCGCCGTTCACGTTCGTTCTCTCCTCCGGCATCTCCAGGGCGCGCATCACCGCCAGGACCTGGGCGGCGAAGGCCTCGTTGAACTCAATGAGGGCGATCTGGTCCAGGGTGAGCCCGGCCCGCTTCAGGGCCTTCGGCACCGCCTTCACAGGGCCCACGCCCATGATGTCGGGCTCCACGCCGGCCACGGCGAAGCTCACAAAGCGGGCGAGGGGCTTCAGGCCCAAAGCCTCCGCCTTCTCCCGGCTCATGACCACCACCGCCGCGGCCCCGTCGGAGTAGGGGCTCGCGTTTCCCGCCGTCACGGTGCCCCCCTTCTTGAAGGCGGGGCGGAGCTTGGCCAGGGCCTCGAGGCTGGTGTCGGGCCGCACCGTCTCGTCCCTCTCAAAAAGGACCTCCTCCACCCGCTTCTTGGTGCCCTGGTAGACCACCTTGGGCACCCGGATGGGGACCACCTCGCTAAAGCGCCCCTCGGCCCAGGCCTGGGCCGCCCGCTGGTGGCTCCTTAGGGCCCACCGGTCCTGGTCCTCCCGGCTTACACCGAAGCGCTCCGCCACCCGTTCGGCGGTGAAGCCCATGCCGATGTAGGTGGAGTAGGACTCGGGGCTCCACTCCGTGGGGGTGAGGTCGGGGTGGAGCCGGGTGTGGAAGCCCGACATGGGCACCTGGCTCATCATCTCCACGCCCCCCGCCAAGACGGCGTCGGCCATGCCGGTCATCACCGCCTGGGCGGCCATGGCCACGGTCTGAAGCCCGCTGGAGCAGAAGCGGTTGACCGTGGCCCCCGCCACCTCCACGGGAAAGCCCGCCCGGAGGAGGGCGAGCCGGGCGATGTTGAGCCCCTGGGCCGCCTCGGGCATGGCGCACCCCCAGAGCACGTCCTCCACTTCCTTAGGGTCCAGGCCGATCCGCTCCACCGCGCCCCGCATCACCTGGGCGGAGAGGTCCACGGGGTGGAGGCTGGCCAAGGCCCCGTCCTTCTTGCCCCGGGCCACGGGGCTCCGCACTGCGCTCACGATGACCGCTTCCCGCATCTTCTCCCCCTCTAGTTCCTAAGCGGCTTCCCCGTCTTCAGGGTGTAGGCGATGCGCTCCTGGGTCTTCCGGGTGCCGAGGAGCTTCAGGAAGGCCTCCCGCTCCAGGTCCAAGAGGTCCCACTCGGAGACCTCCCGCGCCGGGCCCTCCCCGCCGGAGAGGACGTAGGCGATCTCCAGGCCGATCCGCATGTCGTGGTCCGTGATCTCCCCCGCCTCCCGGAAGGACCAGACGGCGTAGCGGAGGTTGCCAAGGGCCTCGCTTCCCAAAACCCGGATCCTTGGCGGTAGGGGCGGGCGGTAGTCGGGAGCCAGCTCCAGGACCCGCCTTTTGGCATCGGCGATGAGGAAGTCCCGGTTCATGCTGATCCCGTCCCCCTCCCGGAGGAAGCCCATCTTGCGGGCCTCGAGGGCGCTGGTGGAGGTCTTCGCCATGGCGATGAGCCCAAAGGCCCGCTTCACCGCCTCAAAGGGGTCGGCCTCCTCGTAAGGGCGGAGCTCCTCGGTGAAGCGGAGGAGCATCTCCTTGGTGCCGCCCCCGGCGGGCAGAAGCCCCACCCCGGCCTCCACCAGGCCCATGTAGAGCTCGGCGTGGGCCTGGACCCGATCCGCGTGCAGGGTGAACTCGGCCCCGCCCCCCAGGGTGAGCCCGAAGGGGGCCGCCACCACGGGGAAGGGGCTGTACCGCAGGGATAGGGAGGCCTTCTGGAAGAGCCGCACGCCCAGGTCTAGCTCGTCCCAGTTCCCCTCCTGGACCTGGGCGAGGAGGAGGGCCAGGTTGGCCCCGGCGGAGAAGGCCCTTGGGTCCTCGTTGCCGAGGACGAGGCCCACGTAGCCCTTCTCCTCCACGTACTCCAGGCTCTTCTGGAGCATCCGGAGGACCCCCTCGCCGATGGCGTTCATCTTGGTGCGGAACTCCAGGAGGGCCACCCCGTCTCCCAGGTCCAGAAGGGCCGCCTCCTTGCTCTCAAGCAGGGTCTTCCCCTCGGACTTGAGGGCCTTTAAGGAGATGACCCCCTCCCGCTTGGGCAAAGGGTGGTAGGCGCCGTCAAAGCCCAGGTAGGCCCCGTCCTTGTAGAAGGCCCCCTGGGCCTTCTTAAGGAGGTCCGGGGCCTTGAGGCCGTGCTCGGCGAGGAGGGCCTCCACCCGGGCAAGCCCCACGGCGTCCATGTTCTTAAAAGGCCCCTCCTCCCAGCCGAAGCCCCACTCCAGGGCCTGGTCCACGGCCACAAGGTCGTAGGCGATCTCGGGGGCCTTCTCCAGGGTGTAGTGGGCGGTCTTGGCAAAGAGCTCCCTTAGGAAAGCCCCGTACTTGCCGGGGAGGTCCAGCACCCGGGAAAGGCGCTCCCTCAAGGGGAGGTCGCGGAGGGCCCGAAGCTCGGGGAGGTCCAGCTTGGCCCGGGGCACGTACTCCAGGGTCTTGGGATCCAGGGTGAGGATCTCCCCGTCCACCCGCTTGTAGAACCCGGCCCCCGTCTTCTCCCCCAGGCGGCCCTCCTCCACCAGGCGCAGCACCCACGGGGGCAGGGCGAAATCCTCCCCCGTAGCCTCCGCGAGCTCCTCGGTCACGAGCTTCAGCACGTCCAGGCCCGTGAGGTCGGCGGTGCGGAAGGTGGCGGAGTTCGGGCGGCCGAGGAGGGGCCCGGTGAGGGCATCCACCTCGTCAAGGGTGAGGCCGTGCTTTTCCATGAGGCGCACCGCCTGGACCATCCCGTAGACCCCCAGCCGGTTGGCGATGAAGCCCGGGGAGTCCTTGGCGAGGACGGTACCCTTGCCGAGGATCCTCTCGCCGAAGCGGCGGATGGCCTCCAGGGCCTCGGGGTCGGTCTCGGGGGTGGGGATGAGCTCCAGGAGATGGAGGTAACGGGGCGGGTTGAAGAAGTGGGTGCCCAGGAAGCGCCTGCGGAAGCCCTCAGAGCGCCCCTCGAGGAGGACTTTCATGGGGATCCCGCTCGTGTTAGAGCTGACGATGGCCGTGGGCTTGAGGAGGCCCTCGAGGCGGGCATAGAGGGCTCTCTTGGGCTCGGGCTTCTCAAGGATGGCCTCCACCACCCAGTCGCAGTCCTTCAGCTTCTCCAGGTGGTCCTCCGTGTTGCCGATCTCAATGTACCGGGCCCGCTCGGGGTCCATGAAGGCCGCAGGCTTGGCCTTCAGCGCCCGCTCCAGGCCCTTCTTGGCGTACTCGTCCCGGTCCTCCCTTCCGGGGATGTCTAGGAGGACCACGGGGATCCCGGCGCTCGCCAAGAGGGCCGCAATCCCGCTTCCCATGGTCCCGGCTCCGATCACCCCTACCCGTTTGATCCGCATCGCCACCTCCAAGCTTATACTAAGTCAAAGTTTATTCCCCGGCCCCCTCCCCGTCAAGGTGATGCCCTTTGCTTTGGGTTTCTGCGCCCCCAGGTTCCAAAGACTTTGCGGGGACTTTCTACCGGGGTGGTATGGCTCCCCCACCCCCAAGGGCACCCTGGCGCTACGGCCTCTACTTAGCCCTCCTCCTTCCTGGAGAGGCTTTCTCAAGGAAACCTTGACACTCTCTCCCCCAGCGCCTAGGCTGACTCCAATATGAAGAGGCGGCTTTGGGTCATCCTTTTGCTCTATGGCAGCCTAGGGCTAGCCCAGGGGATACGCGGCCTAGGGATGGGAGGCGTCCTCCTCCCGGGGCCCTCCCAGGCCGGAGCCAACCCCGCCTACGCCGCCTTCCCGGGAAGTTGGGAGAAGGAAGGGTTTCAGATACCGGTGGGCCTCCTCCGCTTCCTCCCCCTCTTCCCCGAAACCAGCCCTCTCGCCTACCTCACCGATCCCCAGGCCTTCCGCACCCGGTTTGACCTCCTGAGCTTCTACGACCAAGCCGCCCACCCGAATAGCTTCCTCCTCAACCCCGCAAGAAGCCCCGATGAGGTGGTCTTCCGGGTGAGCGCCGACGGCCTCTCCATCACCGATGGCTCGGGCAAGCCCCTGCTTCCCTCCTTCCAAGTGGGGAGCGATCCGGGAAAGCCCCGGGCCCTCGTCCCGGATCCCCTTCTCCCCATCGCCCTGGAGCTTGGACCCGGCACCTACCTGAGGTTCGGGGCCTTCGCCGGGGCCCAGGGGGTGAGGGTGAGCCCGAGCTCCGCCCTGGCCCAGGCCCTGGCGAGCGGCAGCATAGAGCCTTGCAAGGGCAAGAGCCCTTCCCCTTGCGCCCTCGAGGCCAGCGGCAGCTATAGCACCGGGATCAGCCTAGCCCTGGGCTTCGCCGCGCCCCTTCCCGAGGTGCCGGGCCTGGGAAAGGTCTACGTGGGGGCGAGGGCCGAGGGCTTCTACGGCCTGGGCTACACCGAGGGCAGCGCCGAGGCCCGCCCCACCTTTGACCAGAACGGCAACGTGCAGGGGGCGGAGTACCGCTACCGCTACTTCCTGAGCTACGCCCCCTTCATGGAAGGGACCCTCGGCCAGGGAGCGGGAGGGCAGGGCTACGGCCTCCGGGCCGACCTGGGCGTGGCGGTGGACGGGGGGGAGTGGGCCCTGGGCCTTGGGGTGAGGAACCTGCTCGGCTTCGCCCAGTGGGAGGGCCTCGAGGTGGCCTACGACGGCACGGCGGAGACCCGGACCCGCACCACCAAAAGGAGCGACCTCTCCGCCCCCGAGTTCCTGCTGAACGGGGCCTACCGCCTGCCCTTGGAGGTGGGTAGCCTCCTCCTCGCCGCCGACGCCCGCTTCGGCAGTACAGCCCCCGCCTTCCACCTGGGACTGGAGTATGGCCTTGGACCCTGGGCCCTGCGGGCGGGAGTGGGCCTCGAGGGGGGCCTCCGCTTCGGCCTAGGGGCGGGGCTTAACCTGGAGGCGGTGGCCTTGGACCTCGCCCTCACCACCCACGAGGCGCCCCTGGTGGGGGGCACCGTCTACGGGGTGGCCCTAGGGGTGAACTTTTAGAGGAGGTGCCTTGTGAAGCGCATGTTCTTCTTGGCAAGCCTTGCCCTGGCCCTCGCGGCCTGCAGCGGCCACACGGTCCACCGGGTGGAGGTGGACCTCCTCAGCTTCGTCCCCCAGGGAAGCCGCTCGGGAACCCTGAGCCTCACCCAGACGGAGGTGCGCCTGCCCAATGACCCTGCCGGGCAAGCGATCCTGGTGCCGGGGGCCAAGACCCTGGAGGACGGGCGGATCGTCCTCCAGGTGGGGCTTCAAAACACCGGAACCCTTCCCGCGGACCTCACCCTCGAGGTCCGGGCGGGCCCCCAGAGCGACGCCAACCTCTACGACGGCACGGGAGGGGACTTCGCCGTGAAGATCGTCTCCCTCACCCTGAACCCTGGGCAGGCAGGCACCCTGGACGGAAGCCTCGCCCTACGGCCCGGCGACCCCCTCTACAACCTCATCAAGACCGGGGCCTTCCGCCTCGGGGCCCGGGTCCGGGTGAATAGCGGCGACCAGGTTGGGTACACCTTGAACCAGGCGGAGGTGGTCCTGCGCCTCAGGCTCTTCAACCTGATCCCCTAGGGGTCAGCGAAGAGGTAGAGGGCTTCCATCAGGGCCTCGGGGTAGTCCCGGGGTCTTAAGCCCTTCTTCTCCAGGCGAAAGCCCACCGGGTACTGGGTGAGCTCCAGCCGGTAGGGCAGGGACTTGAGGCTTTGGGCCTCGTAGACCAGGGGGAAGCGGCCGAAGACCACCTCCAGGTGGGTGAGGCTTTCCGTGACGGAGACCACCCCCTTCCTCCCGGCCACCAGGCGGAGCCGGGTGAGGTTCACGAAGTTCTCCGCCTCCTCGGGCAAAGGCCCATAGCGCTCCTTGAGCTCCCGCACCAGGCGGGAGACCTCGGCGAGGCTTTTCGCCTCGGCGAAGCGGCTGTAGTAGCGGCTTCTGGCCTCGAGGCTCGGGACGTACTCGGCGGGCAGGCGGGCGGAAAGGGCGAGGTCCACCGTCACGTGGGGCCTCTCCTCCCTGGCCTCCCCCTTGAGCTTGCGGATGGCCTCTTCCAAAAGCTCGGTGTAGACCTCGAGGGAGAGGGCCCGGATGTGCCCGTGCTGCTCGGGGCCCAAAAGGTTCCCCACGCCCCGGATCTCCATGTCCTTCTCCGCCAGGAGGTGGCCCGAGCCTAGGTCCGAGAGGTCGGCGATGGCCAGGAGGCGCTTCTCCGCCCCCTCCGTGAGGCGGGGCGGGTGGAAGAGGTAGGCGTAGGCCTCCTGGTCCCTGCGCCCCACCCTACCCCGGAGCTGGTACAAGGTGGCGAGGCCTAGGCGATCGGCCCGCTCAATGAGGATGGTGCCCGCCTCGGGGATGTCCAGCCCCGCCTCAATGATGGTGGTGGCGAGGAGAAGGTCGTAAGCCCCCTCGGCGAAGAGGAGCATGGTTTCCTCCACCAGGGCCTCGGGCATCTGGCCGTGGACCAGGCCGATGCGGACCTCGGGCACCAGGCTTTCCAGGTAGCGCTTCCTGGCCTCTATGGAGGCCACCCGGTCGTGGACGTAGAAGACCTTCCCCCCCCGCTCCACCTCCAAGAGGATGGCCTCCCGCACCAAAAGGGGATCAAAGGGGGCGAGAAAAGTCCGGATGGGCTTCCTCCCGGGGGGCGGGGTCCTTATGCTGGAGAGGTCCTTAAGCCCCACCAGGGCGGAGTAAAGGGTGCGGGGGATGGGGGTGGCGGAGAGGTAGAGGGTGTCCACCTCCGCCTTGAGCTCCTTAAGCCTTTCCTTCTGGGCCACGCCGAAGCGGTGCTCCTCGTCCACGATGAGGAGGCCCAGATCCTTAAAGCGCACGTCCTCCTGGAGGAGGCGGTGGGTGCCGATCACGAGGTCCACCGTGCCCTCGGCCAGGCCCTGCAGGATGGCCGCCTCCTCCTTGGGAGGGGTGAAGCGGGAGAGGACGGCCACCCGCACGGGCAGGCCCTGGAAGCGCTCCTGGAAGGTCTTCCCGTGCTGCTCGGCGAGGAGGGTGGTGGGCACCAGGAAGGCCACCTGGGCCCCATGCCCCACCACCCGGGCGGCGGCCCTCAGGGCCACCTCCGTCTTGCCGAAGCCCACGTCCCCCGAGACCAGCCGGTCCATGGGGTGGGGCGCCTCGAGGTCCCGGAGCACCTCCTCGAGGGCCCGCTCCTGGTCGGGGGTGAGGGGGTAGGGGAAGCCCTCCGCCACCCTCGCCTCCCACTCGGGCAAGGGGGGGAAGGCCCTCCCAGGTGCCGCCCTCCGCTTGGCGTAGAGGACAAGAAGCCGGGCCGCAAGGGCTTCCACGTCCTTCCTCGCCCTCTCCTTGGCCCGTTGCCACTCCCCCTTGCCCAGGGAGGAAAGCTCCGGGGGGTCGTCGGTGGTCCCGGGGTGGCGCTTGAGGAGGGGAAGCTGCTCCACGGGCAGGTAGAGCCTGCCCTCCCCCCGGTAGCGCAGGACCAGGTAGTCCCGCTTGACCCCCAGGACCTCCCGGGTCTCTAGGCCCAGGTACTGGCCGATGCCGTGCTCGGGGTGGACGAGGTAGTCCCCCGGGGAAAGGGCCCCGGGGTCAGTAAGCCCCTCCCCCGCCCGAAGCCTCGCCCGCACCCCCCCGGTGGCGAAGACCAGGGCCTCGGTGAGGAGAACCCACTCCCCCCACTCGGCCCCGCCCTCAAAGCTTCCCGCAAGGAGGGAAAGCCTCCCCTTGGGCCCGGGGAAGCGGTCCAGGAGGAGGGGCGAGAAGGCCTGGAGGCGCCTTTTCAGGTAGTCCAGGGTGCGGGCGTGGCCCACGAAGAGGTGGACCCGCTTTCCCGCCTCCAGCCAGCGGGCGAGGTCCTTCTCCAGGGCCTTGAGGCTTCCCCGGTAGGGGGAGAGGGGCGTCAGGCCGGGCTCCAGGGGCGGAAGCGCCACCCCGCCCCCCAGGGCCAGAAGGGGTCTTCCCGCGAGGAGGGGCCAGAGGGCCTCGGGGGCCAGGGCTGGGGTGT
It encodes:
- the mfd gene encoding transcription-repair coupling factor, with product MEIALEKRYGHRLAVPQVAFALLFAGERPPAVLLAPEERLRRYRDLSAFGARVYVNPGLEALEEKALFVFSYEEALSPFPEDPEAWRLVLEVGRSYPRQALLERLLRMGYAREEDYRVLGEVVELGEVRLEFFGDELERLLVAGEERRRHVLLPKPGKAEGFASKKILHFPGPVYLDTPALAPEALWPLLAGRPLLALGGGVALPPLEPGLTPLSPYRGSLKALEKDLARWLEAGKRVHLFVGHARTLDYLKRRLQAFSPLLLDRFPGPKGRLSLLAGSFEGGAEWGEWVLLTEALVFATGGVRARLRAGEGLTDPGALSPGDYLVHPEHGIGQYLGLETREVLGVKRDYLVLRYRGEGRLYLPVEQLPLLKRHPGTTDDPPELSSLGKGEWQRAKERARKDVEALAARLLVLYAKRRAAPGRAFPPLPEWEARVAEGFPYPLTPDQERALEEVLRDLEAPHPMDRLVSGDVGFGKTEVALRAAARVVGHGAQVAFLVPTTLLAEQHGKTFQERFQGLPVRVAVLSRFTPPKEEAAILQGLAEGTVDLVIGTHRLLQEDVRFKDLGLLIVDEEHRFGVAQKERLKELKAEVDTLYLSATPIPRTLYSALVGLKDLSSIRTPPPGRKPIRTFLAPFDPLLVREAILLEVERGGKVFYVHDRVASIEARKRYLESLVPEVRIGLVHGQMPEALVEETMLLFAEGAYDLLLATTIIEAGLDIPEAGTILIERADRLGLATLYQLRGRVGRRDQEAYAYLFHPPRLTEGAEKRLLAIADLSDLGSGHLLAEKDMEIRGVGNLLGPEQHGHIRALSLEVYTELLEEAIRKLKGEAREERPHVTVDLALSARLPAEYVPSLEARSRYYSRFAEAKSLAEVSRLVRELKERYGPLPEEAENFVNLTRLRLVAGRKGVVSVTESLTHLEVVFGRFPLVYEAQSLKSLPYRLELTQYPVGFRLEKKGLRPRDYPEALMEALYLFADP
- a CDS encoding thiolase family protein; protein product: MREAVIVSAVRSPVARGKKDGALASLHPVDLSAQVMRGAVERIGLDPKEVEDVLWGCAMPEAAQGLNIARLALLRAGFPVEVAGATVNRFCSSGLQTVAMAAQAVMTGMADAVLAGGVEMMSQVPMSGFHTRLHPDLTPTEWSPESYSTYIGMGFTAERVAERFGVSREDQDRWALRSHQRAAQAWAEGRFSEVVPIRVPKVVYQGTKKRVEEVLFERDETVRPDTSLEALAKLRPAFKKGGTVTAGNASPYSDGAAAVVVMSREKAEALGLKPLARFVSFAVAGVEPDIMGVGPVKAVPKALKRAGLTLDQIALIEFNEAFAAQVLAVMRALEMPEERTNVNGGAIALGHPLGATGAKLTAQLVSELSRRGGGYGLVTMCIGGGMGAAGVFEVYPA
- a CDS encoding 3-hydroxyacyl-CoA dehydrogenase/enoyl-CoA hydratase family protein encodes the protein MRIKRVGVIGAGTMGSGIAALLASAGIPVVLLDIPGREDRDEYAKKGLERALKAKPAAFMDPERARYIEIGNTEDHLEKLKDCDWVVEAILEKPEPKRALYARLEGLLKPTAIVSSNTSGIPMKVLLEGRSEGFRRRFLGTHFFNPPRYLHLLELIPTPETDPEALEAIRRFGERILGKGTVLAKDSPGFIANRLGVYGMVQAVRLMEKHGLTLDEVDALTGPLLGRPNSATFRTADLTGLDVLKLVTEELAEATGEDFALPPWVLRLVEEGRLGEKTGAGFYKRVDGEILTLDPKTLEYVPRAKLDLPELRALRDLPLRERLSRVLDLPGKYGAFLRELFAKTAHYTLEKAPEIAYDLVAVDQALEWGFGWEEGPFKNMDAVGLARVEALLAEHGLKAPDLLKKAQGAFYKDGAYLGFDGAYHPLPKREGVISLKALKSEGKTLLESKEAALLDLGDGVALLEFRTKMNAIGEGVLRMLQKSLEYVEEKGYVGLVLGNEDPRAFSAGANLALLLAQVQEGNWDELDLGVRLFQKASLSLRYSPFPVVAAPFGLTLGGGAEFTLHADRVQAHAELYMGLVEAGVGLLPAGGGTKEMLLRFTEELRPYEEADPFEAVKRAFGLIAMAKTSTSALEARKMGFLREGDGISMNRDFLIADAKRRVLELAPDYRPPLPPRIRVLGSEALGNLRYAVWSFREAGEITDHDMRIGLEIAYVLSGGEGPAREVSEWDLLDLEREAFLKLLGTRKTQERIAYTLKTGKPLRN
- a CDS encoding acyl-CoA dehydrogenase family protein; translated protein: MTEETKLWKKGGGWILEPPEVVYTPEDFDESVKEIARTTRAFAEKEVLPLLERMEHGELELNVPLMKKAGELGLLAIEIPEEYGGLDLPKVVSTVVAEELAGTGGFSVTYGAHTSIGTLPLVYFGTEEQKRKYLPRLASGEWIAAYCLTEPGSGSDALAAKTRATLSEDGKHYVLNGVKQWISNAGFAHLFTVFAKVDGEHFTAFLVERDTPGLSFGPEEKKMGIKASSTRQVILEDVKVPLENVLGEIGKGHKIAFNVLNVGRYKLGAGAVGGAKRALELSARYAKARVQFGRPIGEFGLIQEKLGEMATRIFAGESAVYRTVGLIDEALSGKKGAEAVMAGVEEYAVEASIIKVLGSEVLGYVVDEGVQIHGGYGYSQEYPIERAYRDARINRIFEGTNEINRLLIPGMLLRRALKGQLPLFQAAMKLQKELLEPTFEEPEDLELHQVQNLKKLFLMVAGLAAQRYGQGVEEEQEVLAAAADILIDAYAAESALLRARKLGGVAQSMARLYLAQAMDRAQTRALGVLPRLVEGDEARVVYSAARRLTKREPLDLVALRREVARAVLEAEGYPIAR
- a CDS encoding lipoprotein, which gives rise to MKRMFFLASLALALAACSGHTVHRVEVDLLSFVPQGSRSGTLSLTQTEVRLPNDPAGQAILVPGAKTLEDGRIVLQVGLQNTGTLPADLTLEVRAGPQSDANLYDGTGGDFAVKIVSLTLNPGQAGTLDGSLALRPGDPLYNLIKTGAFRLGARVRVNSGDQVGYTLNQAEVVLRLRLFNLIP
- a CDS encoding TetR/AcrR family transcriptional regulator; this encodes MVTTTRDRILEEAAKLFTERGYEATSVQDIALALGLSKAALYHHFRSKEEILYEISLLALEGLLREGERALAEPEAKRALLRFMEGHARFFEDNYPFFVTMLQGIKSLSPEKRAATVALRDRHEANLRAILSRGMEKGDFREVDVALAGRAVLSMLNWMIRWFRPQGPMRAEEVARGYYDLILRGLERGGA